The Streptomyces camelliae genome window below encodes:
- a CDS encoding cation diffusion facilitator family transporter produces the protein MSASGGTKAIVAALGANLAIAASKFVAFAFSGSSSMLAEGVHSLADSGNQFLLLIGGKKAQREATPQHPFGYGRERFIYAFLVSIVLFSIGGMFAIYEGYEKISHPHAVENWYWPVGVLVFAVIAEGFSFRTAIKESNDLRGKLSWGQFIRHAKAPELPVVLLEDFGALIGLVLALLGVGLAVATGDGVWDGVGTVCIGVLLVCIALVLAAETKSLLLGEAAGVEEVKKIETAIVDGDTVTGVIHMRTLHLGPEELLIAAKIAVQHDDTATEVANAINAAEARVRAAVPIARVIYLEPDIYSEAEAAKGPDPEATPGGPNPHAVGH, from the coding sequence ATGAGCGCGTCAGGCGGTACGAAGGCGATCGTGGCGGCACTCGGCGCCAATCTCGCGATCGCGGCATCCAAGTTCGTGGCGTTCGCCTTCAGCGGCTCCTCCTCGATGCTCGCCGAGGGCGTCCACTCGCTCGCCGACTCCGGCAACCAGTTCCTGCTGCTGATCGGCGGCAAGAAGGCCCAGCGCGAGGCGACCCCGCAGCACCCCTTCGGCTACGGCCGCGAGCGCTTCATCTACGCCTTCCTGGTCTCGATCGTCCTGTTCTCCATCGGCGGCATGTTCGCCATCTACGAGGGCTACGAGAAGATCAGCCACCCGCACGCAGTGGAGAACTGGTACTGGCCGGTGGGCGTCCTCGTCTTCGCGGTCATCGCCGAGGGCTTCTCGTTCCGCACGGCCATCAAGGAGTCCAACGACCTGCGCGGCAAGCTGTCCTGGGGGCAGTTCATCCGCCACGCCAAGGCGCCCGAGCTGCCCGTCGTCCTGCTGGAGGACTTCGGCGCGCTCATCGGCCTGGTCCTCGCCCTGCTCGGCGTCGGCCTCGCGGTGGCCACCGGCGACGGCGTCTGGGACGGCGTCGGCACGGTCTGCATCGGTGTCCTGCTCGTCTGCATCGCCCTGGTCCTGGCCGCGGAGACCAAGTCCCTGCTGCTGGGCGAGGCCGCGGGTGTCGAGGAGGTCAAGAAGATCGAGACGGCGATCGTCGACGGCGACACCGTCACCGGCGTCATCCACATGCGCACGCTGCACCTCGGCCCCGAGGAACTGCTGATCGCTGCCAAGATCGCCGTCCAGCACGACGACACGGCCACCGAGGTCGCGAACGCCATCAACGCCGCCGAGGCCCGTGTCCGCGCCGCCGTCCCCATCGCCCGCGTCATCTACCTCGAACCGGACATCTACAGCGAGGCCGAGGCCGCCAAGGGCCCGGACCCGGAGGCGACCCCGGGCGGCCCGAACCCCCACGCCGTCGGCCACTGA
- the ahcY gene encoding adenosylhomocysteinase, whose product MTTVENRQDFKVADLSLAEFGRKEITLAEHEMPGLMAIRKEYADAQPLAGARVTGSLHMTVQTAVLIETLVALGAEVRWASCNIFSTQDHAAAAIAVGPNGTPDDPQGVPVFAWKGETLEEYWWCTEQALTWPNSPTGGPNMILDDGGDATLLVHKGVEYEKAGKVPALETAESDEHRVILQLLHRTLGENAQKWTQLASEIRGVTEETTTGVHRLYEMQREGSLLFPAINVNDAVTKSKFDNKYGCRHSLIDGINRATDVLIGGKTAVVCGYGDVGKGCAESLRGQGARVIVTEIDPICALQAAMDGYQVTTLDEVIDKADIFVTTTGNKDIIMASDMAKMKHQAIVGNIGHFDNEIDMAGLAKVPGIVKDEVKPQVHTWTFPDGKKIIVLSEGRLLNLGNATGHPSFVMSNSFADQTLAQIELFTKPDEYPVGVYTLPKHLDEKVARLHLDALGVKLTKLRPEQAAYIGVEVDGPFKSDHYRY is encoded by the coding sequence ATGACGACTGTCGAGAACCGACAGGACTTCAAGGTCGCCGACCTCTCGCTGGCCGAGTTCGGCCGCAAGGAGATCACCCTCGCCGAGCACGAGATGCCCGGTCTGATGGCGATCCGCAAGGAGTACGCCGACGCCCAGCCCCTCGCGGGCGCCCGTGTCACCGGCTCCCTGCACATGACCGTCCAGACCGCCGTGCTCATCGAGACCCTGGTCGCCCTGGGCGCCGAGGTCCGCTGGGCCTCCTGCAACATCTTCTCCACCCAGGACCACGCGGCCGCCGCCATCGCCGTCGGCCCGAACGGCACGCCCGACGACCCGCAGGGCGTTCCGGTCTTCGCCTGGAAGGGCGAGACCCTGGAGGAGTACTGGTGGTGCACCGAGCAGGCGCTGACCTGGCCGAACAGCCCCACCGGCGGCCCGAACATGATCCTCGACGACGGCGGCGACGCCACCCTCCTCGTCCACAAGGGCGTCGAGTACGAGAAGGCCGGCAAGGTCCCCGCCCTGGAGACCGCCGAGTCCGACGAGCACCGCGTCATCCTCCAGCTGCTGCACCGCACCCTGGGCGAGAACGCCCAGAAGTGGACCCAGCTGGCCTCCGAGATCCGTGGCGTGACGGAGGAGACCACGACGGGTGTCCACCGCCTGTACGAGATGCAGCGTGAGGGCTCCCTCCTCTTCCCCGCGATCAACGTGAACGACGCGGTGACGAAGTCGAAGTTCGACAACAAGTACGGCTGCCGGCACTCGCTGATCGACGGCATCAACCGGGCCACGGACGTCCTGATCGGCGGCAAGACCGCGGTCGTGTGCGGCTACGGCGACGTCGGCAAGGGCTGCGCGGAGTCCCTGCGCGGCCAGGGCGCCCGCGTGATCGTCACCGAGATCGACCCGATCTGCGCCCTGCAGGCGGCGATGGACGGCTACCAGGTCACCACGCTCGACGAGGTCATCGACAAGGCCGACATCTTCGTCACGACGACCGGCAACAAGGACATCATCATGGCCTCCGACATGGCCAAGATGAAGCACCAGGCGATCGTCGGGAACATCGGCCACTTCGACAACGAGATCGACATGGCCGGCCTTGCGAAGGTCCCGGGCATCGTCAAGGACGAGGTCAAGCCGCAGGTCCACACCTGGACCTTCCCGGACGGCAAGAAGATCATCGTGCTGTCCGAGGGCCGTCTGCTGAACCTGGGCAACGCCACCGGTCACCCGTCGTTCGTGATGTCCAACTCCTTCGCGGACCAGACGCTGGCCCAGATCGAGCTGTTCACCAAGCCGGACGAGTACCCGGTGGGCGTGTACACGCTGCCCAAGCACCTGGACGAGAAGGTGGCCCGCCTCCACCTGGACGCGCTGGGCGTGAAGCTCACCAAGCTGCGCCCGGAGCAGGCCGCGTACATCGGCGTCGAGGTCGACGGCCCGTTCAAGTCGGACCACTACCGCTACTGA
- the manA gene encoding mannose-6-phosphate isomerase, class I: protein MDRLDNTIRPYAWGSPTAIPHLLGVEPTGEPQAEMWMGAHPGAPSRTARGSLAEVIDANPEAELGKAAVTKFGPHLPFLLKILAAGAPLSLQVHPNLEQAKEGYADEERRGIPVDAPHRNYKDANHKPELICALTEFDGLCGFRDPVRAADLLAGLDVDSLKPYVDLLHAHPEDAALREVLTAILSADPEEMARTVAEATAACARLGGDYAPYADLAQHYPGDPGVIAAMLLNHVRLQPGEALFLGAGIPHAYLNGLGVEIMANSDNVLRCGLTPKHVDVPELLRVVRFEAGDPGVLRPEASADGEEVYETPIDEFRLSRYVLPEGTAAHDLTLDTPQILLCTAGAVRAGEHELRPGQSVFVPAGEQAEVSGEGTVFRATVIV from the coding sequence ATGGACCGCCTCGACAACACCATCCGCCCCTACGCCTGGGGTTCCCCCACCGCCATCCCGCACCTCCTCGGCGTCGAGCCGACCGGTGAGCCGCAGGCGGAGATGTGGATGGGCGCGCACCCGGGCGCCCCCTCGCGCACCGCGCGCGGCAGCCTCGCCGAGGTCATCGACGCGAACCCGGAAGCCGAGCTGGGCAAGGCGGCCGTGACGAAGTTCGGCCCCCATCTGCCGTTCCTGCTCAAGATCCTCGCCGCCGGTGCACCTCTCTCCCTCCAGGTCCACCCGAACCTGGAGCAGGCCAAGGAGGGGTACGCCGACGAGGAGCGCCGTGGCATCCCGGTCGACGCCCCGCACCGCAACTACAAGGACGCCAACCACAAGCCCGAACTGATCTGCGCGCTCACCGAGTTCGACGGCCTGTGCGGCTTCCGCGACCCGGTCCGGGCCGCCGATCTGCTCGCCGGACTCGACGTCGACTCCCTCAAGCCGTACGTCGACCTGCTGCACGCCCACCCCGAGGACGCGGCCCTGCGCGAGGTCCTCACCGCGATCCTCAGCGCCGACCCGGAGGAGATGGCCCGCACGGTCGCCGAGGCCACCGCCGCCTGCGCCCGCCTCGGTGGCGACTACGCCCCCTACGCCGACCTTGCCCAGCACTACCCGGGCGACCCCGGCGTCATCGCGGCCATGCTGCTCAACCACGTCCGCCTGCAGCCCGGCGAGGCCCTCTTCCTCGGCGCCGGCATCCCGCACGCCTACCTGAACGGGCTCGGCGTCGAGATCATGGCCAACTCCGACAACGTCCTGCGCTGCGGCCTGACCCCCAAGCACGTCGATGTGCCCGAACTGCTGCGCGTCGTCCGCTTCGAGGCCGGCGACCCGGGTGTGCTGCGCCCCGAGGCCTCCGCGGACGGCGAGGAGGTCTACGAGACACCGATCGACGAGTTCCGCCTGTCCCGGTACGTCCTCCCCGAGGGCACCGCCGCCCACGACCTCACCCTCGACACCCCGCAGATCCTGCTGTGCACGGCCGGTGCCGTCCGCGCGGGCGAGCACGAGCTGCGCCCCGGCCAGTCGGTCTTCGTCCCGGCGGGCGAGCAGGCGGAGGTCTCCGGCGAGGGAACCGTCTTCCGTGCCACTGTGATCGTATGA